Proteins encoded by one window of Chondromyces crocatus:
- the recN gene encoding DNA repair protein RecN — protein MLVALRVKNLILMDALELRLEPGFNVLTGETGAGKSIVVGALSLVLGGRASAEQVRPGADEAEVEALFDVGGAERITAALEAAGVSTASGELVIRRVVQASGRSRAYLNGRLCTATELAALAPDLADIASQHESVALTDPSTHLGYLDRFARLLPARSELAADVQRLQEITAELHASRQLERGRGEREAFLSFQLQAIDALAPRSGELAELAAERSRLRHAGRLHEITQRAAARLDQGEDALCDELARLASELRGAADLDAALTPVARALDACWDELRDAAREIGRYAERAEADPSRLAEVEDRLYRLEGLLRQHGPTLDDVLAARARIADELSRLSGVESRVADLERRRAELLAVAGERARKLSVKRRKAGEKLGAAISTELSELGMGGARVVVDVAPLAGERAELAIDGARLSQEGIDRVEFLISPNKGIEPRPLRRIASGGELSRALLALKRVLAECGPAGLYVFDEVDSGVGGAVADKIGRAIADVARHHQVLCITHLAPIAAFAGAHFVVSKSDAGGVTRSTVVRVGKKERAAEVARMLSGAKVTPSALKAATELIEAAGGAL, from the coding sequence GTGCTGGTTGCGCTCCGCGTAAAGAATCTGATCTTGATGGATGCGCTCGAGCTCCGGCTCGAGCCTGGGTTCAACGTCCTCACCGGTGAGACTGGTGCCGGCAAGTCGATCGTGGTGGGCGCCTTGTCGCTCGTGCTCGGTGGTCGCGCCAGCGCCGAGCAGGTCCGACCAGGCGCCGACGAGGCAGAGGTCGAGGCGCTCTTCGACGTTGGTGGCGCCGAGCGCATCACGGCAGCCCTCGAGGCCGCGGGCGTCTCCACCGCGAGTGGCGAGCTGGTGATCCGCCGCGTCGTGCAGGCGAGTGGTCGCTCGCGTGCCTACCTCAACGGTCGCCTCTGCACGGCGACGGAGCTCGCCGCCCTCGCCCCTGATCTCGCCGACATCGCCTCGCAGCACGAGAGCGTGGCGCTGACGGATCCGTCGACGCACCTGGGATACCTGGATCGCTTCGCGCGATTGCTGCCGGCGCGCAGTGAGCTCGCGGCCGACGTGCAGCGGCTCCAGGAGATCACCGCAGAACTCCATGCTTCCAGGCAGCTCGAGCGAGGGCGCGGGGAGCGTGAGGCGTTCCTCAGCTTCCAGCTCCAGGCCATCGACGCACTCGCGCCCCGCTCGGGAGAGCTGGCGGAGCTCGCGGCCGAGCGGAGCCGCCTCCGCCACGCTGGGCGGTTGCACGAGATCACCCAGCGGGCCGCGGCGCGTCTCGACCAGGGCGAGGATGCGCTCTGCGATGAGCTGGCGCGCCTCGCTTCGGAGCTGCGTGGGGCCGCCGATCTGGACGCAGCCCTCACGCCCGTCGCACGTGCCCTCGATGCCTGCTGGGACGAGCTTCGCGATGCCGCCCGCGAAATCGGTCGCTACGCCGAGCGTGCAGAGGCGGATCCGTCGCGGCTCGCCGAAGTGGAGGACCGGCTGTACCGGCTGGAGGGCCTGCTGCGGCAGCACGGGCCGACGCTGGACGACGTGCTCGCTGCGCGTGCGCGCATTGCGGACGAACTCTCGCGCCTCTCGGGGGTGGAGAGCCGGGTCGCGGACCTGGAGCGGCGTCGGGCCGAGCTGCTCGCCGTCGCTGGCGAGCGCGCGCGCAAGCTTTCCGTGAAACGACGCAAGGCGGGTGAGAAGCTCGGCGCGGCCATCTCCACGGAACTCTCGGAGCTGGGGATGGGAGGGGCGCGCGTCGTGGTCGATGTGGCTCCTCTCGCTGGAGAGCGCGCAGAGCTCGCGATCGATGGAGCGCGCCTCAGCCAGGAGGGCATCGACCGGGTGGAGTTCCTGATCTCCCCCAACAAGGGGATCGAGCCGCGTCCCCTGCGCCGGATCGCGTCGGGTGGCGAGCTCTCCCGCGCGCTCCTCGCCTTGAAGCGCGTGCTCGCCGAGTGCGGCCCAGCCGGGCTCTACGTGTTCGACGAAGTCGACAGCGGGGTCGGCGGCGCCGTGGCCGACAAGATCGGGAGGGCGATCGCCGACGTGGCCCGTCATCATCAGGTGCTGTGCATCACCCATCTGGCGCCAATCGCTGCGTTCGCAGGCGCGCACTTCGTGGTGTCCAAGAGCGACGCCGGCGGGGTCACCCGGAGCACGGTGGTCCGGGTGGGCAAGAAGGAGAGGGCCGCCGAGGTGGCGCGGATGCTCTCCGGCGCCAAGGTGACGCCCTCGGCGCTGAAGGCTGCGACGGAGCTGATCGAAGCTGCAGGGGGAGCGCTCTAG